One Spinacia oleracea cultivar Varoflay chromosome 4, BTI_SOV_V1, whole genome shotgun sequence DNA segment encodes these proteins:
- the LOC130459298 gene encoding uncharacterized protein: MLKRSYRKKKMKEMGLTEDVYKETNSHPQEIIEFPSVVVNSRTGQLEDCFQMYVRPTHHNLLSDFCKSLTGGVQHNNVQGGGDRRNRTALGDIGNVVTSRVGLIVDVDD; encoded by the exons ATGCTGAAACGCAGTTacaggaagaagaagatgaaggagaTGGGGTTGACTGAGGATGTGTATAAAGAAACGAATTCTCACCCACAGGAAATAATTGAGTTCCCATCCGTGGTTGTGAACAGTAGAACTGGCCAATTGGAGGACTGTTTTCAGATGTATGTGCGGCCTACACATCATAATCTACTGTCTGACTTCTGCAAATCACTTACAG GTGGAGTTCAACATAATAATGTTCAAGGAGGAGGAGATAGAAGAAACAGAACAGCTTTAGGAGACATTGGAAATGTAGTAACTTCAAGAGTGGGATTAATTGTTGATGTGGATG ATTAG